CCCACAGAGCCGAGGCCTTCTCGGAACAGTTGGCTTCGTCCGCCGAGCAGTTCGCGGCCATGGTGGCCCAGGTCAAGCAGGGCGCCTTTGCCCAGAGCGAGCGCATGGCGGAGACGGCGTCGGCCATGCACCAGATGAGCGCGGCTATCGTCGAAGTGGCCAGGGGCGCATCCAGCGCCTCGGACAGCGCGCGCGAGGTGCGCGCCAGGGCGCGCACTGGCGCGGACATGGTCTATCTGGCTGTGGAGTCCATCGGCGGCGTGCGCGGGAGGACCCTAGAGATGCACAGTGGCATGGAGACCCTGAACAAGCAGGTCGAAGCAATCGGCCAAGTCATGGACGTCATCAGCGAGATCGCCGATCAGACCAATCTGCTGGCCCTCAACGCGGCCATCGAGGCGGCCCGCGCCGGCGATGCCGGCCGAGGCTTCGCCGTGGTGGCCGACGAGGTGCGCAAGCTGGCCGAGAAGACCATGACCGCCACCAAGGAAGTCGGACAACGCATCAAGGCCATTCAGGAGTCGGCACGCATGAGCATGGAACGCATGCACGAGTCCGTGCAGGCCGTGGAGAAGAGCACGGATCTGGCCAAGGCATCGGGCGCATCGCAGGAGGAGATCGTCGGCCTAGTCGAAACCAACAGCGGTCAGGTCGAGGCGATCGCCTCGGCTTCCGAGGAGCAGTCCACGACAAGCGAGCAGATCAGCCACGCGGTGGTCGAGGTCAACCGCATCGCCGAGGAGCTGGCGGGCGGCATGGCGGCCTCGCATGAGGCCGTGAAGGGTCTGAGCGACATGGCCGCGAACCTGCGGACCATGATGCGCGAGATGCTGGCGCTAGAGGGCGGCCCTGCTGGTCTGGCAACCGGCCAGGCTGTTCGCCAGCCGACCATCAAGGCATCCCCCACTCATCCGCAGCGCAGGCAGTAGGCAATCCCGGACCTTCAGGCAGGCCCGTTTACATACAGCCCCCTTACCCGCGAAACGCCGGGCTCCCTCGCCCGGCGTTTCGCTTATCAGCGTAGATTCTACGGCTAAGTGGCCCACGGTCTCATTATCATCCTGTGCGGATTGGCCGTAGATGCGGACACCCTTTGTGTCAGGCTGAGGAATGCGGTCTGCCTCCAGTGACCTGGATGGGACAAGGAAGGCTGCTCCGAGACTGGTCACAAATAGCAAGCAAGCGTCCCTGGCATTGACCAAGTGCAGACTAAACGGCTCGCCCCGAAGGGCAGACCGTTTGCTTTAGACTGACCTTCGAGGGCTGGGAAGCATTGCCGGCCCCTCCCTATTTCACCAGACTTCACAAGCCATAGGCGCAAATCCTTGTACTATCCTTGTACCAATGGAGAATATTGGGAGAGTGCGAAAACATGCAACAAAGGAGAATCTTCGTCATTCCTGGTACCCGGGACCGGACTTGAACCGGTACGGCCTTGCGGCCGAGGGATTTTAAGTCCCTTGCGTCTACCACTTCCGCCACCCGGGCAAGGATTTGGGGACCAAGAATTATACTCGGCTTGGGATTGCGTCAATTCCTAAGCCGCGCCATTTTCTCACCCCCTGCGGACGATCATATGGATGGTCGAGACTCAGGGGCTTCGGAGTATATTCGCTTGCTTGTAAGCGAACCCAAAGTGGCTATCCTCGGTCGCGGCTATCCATTTTATATGCCTCCGGTGGGCCTTTCCAGACATTACACGGTAGGCCTCAAGGTGTTGCCGTGGTCGTGAGCTTGACCACCGCCTTGCGCATGAAGAAACCCACGCTGCGCAGTGGAAAGTAGCGGACGTTGAGCAGCCAGTTCTCCCAGCGTTTGCGCTGCTTGCTGCGCGCATTGGAGCTTAACCCGCCGCCGTCGAAGACGCAGACGGGTACATCGGTGTAGGCCAGCCGGAATCCGTGCCTGAGCACTGAGCGCAGAAGCCACTCGCGGTCCGCGCAAATCGCGTAGCGCATGTCGAAACCGCCGATGGCCTCGAACACTCGCCGCGAGGCGAACATGGCCTGGTGGCACACGGTGTCGTAGAGCAGATCCCGAGGGTCGAGGATGCGCGTCCTAACCAAGCGTTCCTCGGCCAACCAGGCGTTGTACACGTTGCCGTACACGATGTCGGCACGCCCGGCCGCGAGCTGCGCGGCCACGCGCGAGAGTATGTCCGGCGCGGCCAGCCAATCCCCGCAGTTGAGAAAATAGACGTACTCGCCCCGGCACAGGCTCAAGGCCTTGTTCATGCCATCATAGACGCCCTTGTCCGGCTCGCTCCTGAACATGGTCACGTGCGCCGCATTGCGCTCGACGATCTGCATGGTGCCGTCGGTGGAGGCCCCATCCAGGATCAGGTACTCGTACCCGCTGAAATCCTGTATGGCCATGGAGCGGATGGTCCGCTCCAGGCTGTCGGCCCCGTTCCTCACGACGGTCACAATGCTGAAGAGTGGGCCGGAGTTGCCTTTTTCGGCCCATTGCCGCGCTCTGTGCATGCACTTACTCCATAATCCGGCGGACAGGCTCCGCCTTGGTTAGCGCCGAGTTCCCCGAAGGGTCCGCATCCGCCAGGTGTCGGTCTCCCGGCAGTATGTCACGGCCGGGGCTGTCAGTCCGCACAGACTGATGCGATCCAAGCCTCGCACGCGGGACATGGCCCGGCTGGCGAGCATGCGCGCCTTGTCCAGATGACTGCCGGTCACCATGGCGTCCATTTCGCGCTCATAGCGCTCGAACGTCGCTGTTTTCTGGTTCCCATGCCTGCGGAAGGCCGCCAGCAAGGTGTCCACGAGCACAAGGTCGGTCTCGCGGGCGAAACGGGTCCATAGATCGAAGTCGGCTGCATAGCGATAGCGAGTGTCGAGCCCGCCGGCCTTGTCCCACAATGAGCGCCGCCAGAAGGTGGACTCCTGCTGGATGAACCTGTTGTCGCGGCCGTTGTAAAGCCCACGCTGGACCATGCGCCTGGGAAACGGCCCGACCATGTCCAGCTCCACGAGCATGCCCCGGCCGTTAAGTTTGATCTGATTGGAGGTCAGCCATTCCACCTGCGGGAACCGGCCGAACACCGTGGCCACGGTGGCCAGCGCGCCTGGCAGGTACATGTCATCGCTGTTGAGCCAGGCCATGACGCCGCCCGACGTCTCGGCGAAGCCCGCGTTGATGGCCTCGTATTGGCCGCCGTCCCGGCCCGAATCGTAACGGAAGGACACGCCCTGGCAGCGACAAGGCAGCTCCCCGCTGTCCACCATGCTCTTGAAGCGCGCCAGGATCTCTACGGAGCCGTCCGAGGAGCCGCCGTCCTTGACCAGATAGTCGATGCGGAAATCGCCCTCCTGGGTCAGCACGCTCTCCAACGTCTTGGGCAGGAAAGCAGCCTGGTTGTAGGAAGGCGTGACTATGGCGAAAACAGGCTCGAACACGCTCATGGCCGAGCCTGCCCGTGTGCGGATTCATCCAGCAGCTCGGAGTACCAGTCCAGGTACTCGCGGGCCATGCGCTCCAGACCGTGACGCTCCTGGGCCGTGCGCGCCGCGCGCTCGCCCATGGCTCTGCGCCGATCTGCATCATGCAACAGTCTGCAAATACCGGCAGCCATGGCATCGGCATTGCCAGCCGGCACGAGGTAGCCGCTACGGCCGTCATCGATCTGCTCGGGCACGCCGCCCACGGCCGTGGCCACCACGGGCGTGCCGCAGGCCTGAGCCTCCAGCACCGTGTTCGGGTAATTGTCCTGCAAGGCAGCGTGCAGGAACACGTCCGCCGCTTGGTAATGCCGGGCGACCTGGGCCATGTCGGACACGAACCCCGCCGAGCGTATGGACCAGTTCTCGCCGCGTTCCTCGGCCATGTCGCCGCCCAGGCAAAGCAGGACGTGCTTGTCCGCAGTGCCCCGGCCCACGTCGGCGGCCGCCTTGAGAAAGGCTTGTCTGGCCGTGCCGAAGCCCTTGCGTGCGTTGTCCTTGCCGCCATGAGCCATGTACAGCACAACCTTGTCGCTGGCCGTCAGGCCCAGGGCGGCCCTCACGTCCTGCCGGTTACCGGATCGGTTATCGGACCGGCCATCCAGTCGATAGCTCGGCCGGAAAACGTGCAGATCAATGCCGTTGCGCACCACCCTGGCCTGCGGCTCAAAGGGTGGGTAGGCCTGTAGCAGCCGATCCAGGAGCCAACGGCTCGGCGCTGCCACGTGCAGCTTGGCCCGGCGCAGAATGTTGCGCTTGCGCTTCCAGTTGAAGCCTGTTGCGTCACGCTTCACTGACGGGTAGGCCTGCAGGTCGGGACAGTTTCCGCAGCCGAAGCGGAAACGCTCGCAGCCCATGGCATAGGCGCAGTGACCGGTCACGATCCATTCGTCGTGCATGGTCACGACAGTCGGCAGCGACTGACTCAGGACCGGCAACTCGCGCAGGTCGAACCAGCCGCTGTGCAGCACGTGCGCGTGCAGGATGCCGGGCCTGAGCGGAGGCATTTCCAGCATTTCCCGCGTGGCCGGATAGTGGAAATCCTCGCGGCCCGCGTGCGCGTCAAGGAAGCGGCTCGGCTCGGCCAGGTAGGACAGCCCGCGCGCCACGCCCGGCAGATAGCGCACCCGGCGCCGGATAAGCTCGTGCTCTAGCCTGCGCAGAGGCCCGGCCCATGAACCTCGCCTGCCGTCGTTGGGCAGGGCCATAACCCGCGGGTCGTCGCTGAACTTGACACCCACGGCCATGAACGCCTCAAGGCCGGCCGCGAGATATGCCTGGTGCAGTTGCCAGGCTATGCGCGCCGCGCCGCCGCGCGTGTCGAAGACATTGGCCTGCAGGATGGCCGGCAGGCGGGGTGTCTGATCATTGGACACTATACGCCTCTTGGATGCCCTGGAAGCCGGGAACGTTTCCGGTTCTTTGGTTGCTCTGGCCGCCTTGGACGCTGTGGCCGCCTTGGCGGCCTTGGGCTGTCTGGGCGTTTTTGCTTCCTTGGAAGTCTTGGTAGCTTTCGACGCCTTGGCTCCCTTGGGAGCCTTGGACGACTTAGGCCCTTTGGAAACCCTGGCGGCTTTGTTGGAATCCTTGCCTGCCGTGCTCATGGCTGCCTCCCGGAGAGAAGCCTGAAGCGGGCGAACAAAGGCGAGGCATATTCCACGGCCTGGCCCAGTTCGTCGCGGTTTATGGCCCCCGTGAAGCAGGCCAGGAGCAGGAAGAGGGTCGAAGTGGCGGCCATGACCGCCAGCAGGGACAGCATGCCCGTGGCCAAGGGCGCCAGGAGCAGATAGGCCAGCACTGCGGCCGCGGCCCCGGCGGACAGCGGCGGCAGGTAGGAACGCCTGACAAGGGAAAGCAGATCGTAGCCCAGCACGCGGTTGTTCGCGTACCAGACGAACACCGGCCCCACCAACAGGTTGCTGCCCAGGAAGGCCAGGGCCACGCCGCTCACGCCCAGGGCCTTGCCCAGAGGATAGACCAGGGCCAGGTTGATCAGGGCCGTGCAGATCGAGAACAGGCCCGTGACCTTGGGCCTGCCCATCCCGTCTACCACGATGGACGGGATGTTGGTGAAGGCGTCCACCAGCAGCGCGGCGGTGATGATCGTGACCACCAGGCCGGCCTGGGCCGCGAACTCCTCGCCCATCCAGAAGCCCAGGAAGCGGTTGCCGAAGAGCATGAGCGGCAGGCAGACGCATATGGCGATGGTGGTGATGAGCCGGGAGGCCTTGAGGTACAGGGCCACGATGGCCTTGTGGTCCTGCTTGCCCTGGAACCCGCTGACCACCGGCAGGATGACCGAGCCCACGAGATAGGTCACCGTCATAAGCTTGCGCACGAGACTGAAGGGCACCACGTAGTAGGTCACCCAGGACAGGCCGAGAATGGCGCCCGTGAGCAGGCGGTCGGCCTGGAAACGCAGCACGCCCGACAGGCGGCTAAGGGATGAGTACAGGCCGAAGCGCAGGATGGTCTTGAGCGGCCCGGGCCGAAAGACCGGCCGCAGGCGGATGCCGGGCAGGAGCCGCCGGCAGATGACCATGTAAGTCAAAACACCCAGCAGGGGCACGGCCACGTTGACCAGCACGACCTCCAGCAGGCCGTAACCCAGGATCAGCAGGCCGACCATGGACAGGGTCGTCAGCAGGTTCATGGCCATGGTCACCCTGCTGCTCACGTCGTAACGGTTGAGGCCCCAAGGTATGGACTGCATGGCCGTGACGAGCATGGTCAGCACGAAGCCCACCGAGCCGACCCGGAAGGCGGCCATGGCTGTTTCCTGCAGCTCCGGGGGCACCTTGAGGAAGCGCGTGGCCAGCACGTCGGCCAGGCCGAAGATGACCGCGCCGCCGGCCAGGCCCAGCAGCAGGTAAAGCAGCATGGTCGAACCTATGATGTCGTTGACCTGCGCCAGGTCGCCCTTGGCGCGGTACTCGGCCACGTACTTGGTCATTGCCTGGCCCAGGTTCAACTCCAGCATGGCGAAATAGCCGATTACGGCCAGGATGAGCACAAGGATGCCGTAGGATTCGGTGCCCAGCCTGGCCACGATGTAAGGCAGAAAAACAAAATTGATGCCGATGGAAAAGACCCAGCTCGCGGTGTTGAACAGGGCGTTGTGCAAGGTCTGATGTTTTTTGGCCATTCAAGCTCCTTGGGCTAGGTGGTGCGCGCTCCGGAGAGGCTTTCGGCCCTCTCCGGCATGGGTTCGCTGAACGCCTGACCCTCCAGGGCGGCCCTGCGCAGCTCCAAAGCCACCAGGTTCCTGATGAGCACGAGGAACAGCACCAGCATGTAGGACTGGTGCCGGTACGAAAAAACCGGGCCGGTCAGGAGCATGGGCAGCCAGACCCCGAACACCGCGGCGAGGCCGGCCACCAGCGGCCGCGCTGGACTGTCCGGCATGTCACGCCAGTAGCGACCGAGCCGGCGCATCGTATCGAAACCCAGCCAGAGAATGAACAGCAGTCCGGGCAGGCCCAGCTTCATCCAGATATATAGGAAACCGTTATGCACGACCTCCGTGGGCTGGTTCTCCTCAAGCCAGCCTCCCACCAATTCGCTCGGCACCGGAGAATGCTTTGAACCTATGCCCAGCCCTCGCACCGGCTGCTCCAGAAGGTCCTGCAACGTGTACCAAGCCTCCAGCTTGTGGTGCAGGTTGGAGTGCTGGCGCGTGTCGAAGAAGGTGGTGAAGCGCGCGCCGATACGCGCCAGCTCCCCGGACAAACCTCGTTCGCCATAAACCGCGCCCATGATGGCCAAGGGCACTGCCAGGGCCAGGCCCAGCAAGGCGTAGCGCACGAAACGCGCTCGCGCGATGCGGTCCGACCAGCGCCAGAGCAGCAGCCCGCCCAGGACCAGGCCGAGCCAGTGCGCGCGGCGGAAGGCGAACAATAGCGCGCCCAGCAAGGGCAGCGCGCCCAGCACAAGGAAGGCGTGCTGGCGTCCGCGCATTCTGCCGGTGGCCAGCAGTGCGGCCGCCAGGAACAACATGACCGAAAAGGCCATTAGTTCAGCCGAGTCGCGGCTGACGATGGTGTAGCTCTCGTAGATGAAGCCGCGTCCAGCAGCGAAGTAGGCCAACAGCAGGGCCGCTTTGACCGCACAGGCAGCGAAGAAAATGGCCAGGAATCGCCCGATGTGCTGGTAGGAGTCCAGGATGTTGGCGCAGATGAAGAAGCACAGCAGCGGGTAGATCCAGCGTGTGGAGTCCGTCTGCAGGTCTTCCAGGGGCCAGCCGCCGGCTTGGCCCGTCAGCCAGCCAAGAGCGATAATCCCGGCGAAAGCCACGATCCCCCAGGTCGAGACCAGGGATTTGCGCCGTTCCAGCAGAACCCTGCGAAAAAAGGTCAGCAGGGCCAGAAACAACAGGAAGCTGACCGTGGCCGGCGGAAATCCCGGCGGGTCCGGGTCGAGGATGGTCAGTGTCCTGCCGGGAATGCCATCGACCGTATCGGTGATGAACACGATCATGGCGAAAAAGATGCCCAGGCCGTACTCCGGCCTGAACATGGCCACGGCCGCCGCGGCTATGCCGATGGCCCCGCCCAGTGCGGCCTTGAGCGGCAGGAAGGCCAAGCCCGCCGCCGTCATCAGGCCGAGAAAGGAGATTGCCGCCAAGCCCAGCCCCTGGCGCGCGGCCGTCGCCTCGCGTGTAGTCATGACCGCAATCCTCCCTTGTGCGAGCCGCTGTTCAAAGCAGTGAACCTATTCACGGACATTCTGCGTGGCATGCATGACTCCTCGCGCGACCAGCAGGTCGCGATAGATGGCCACGAGCTTTTCCTGCTCGCTGGCCCAAGCGTGCCGCAGCGCCACTACCCGTCCCAGCCCAAGGATGGACTGGCGCTCGGCCGGGTCGTCCATGGCCCGGCGGATGGTTTGCGTCAGGCTGCTGACGTTGCCAGGCTCGAAGAAGAACAGCGTGCCGTCGTTGAAGTAGTCCCGCACGCCGCGCGTGTCTGGAGCTACCGCGGGCACGCCCTTGGATAAGTATTCGAGAATGCGCGTGGGCAGGTTCAACTCCGTGAACCTGTAGCGCTTGTTGGGAATCACGCCGAGATCCGCCTCGGGAATGACCCGCGCGATCTCCTCCAGGGCCACGCGGCCGCGATAGTCGACGCTTTCCTCCAGGCCCAGCTCGTCGCGCCTGCGCAGGAACTCCTGCACGAAATCACCCTCGCCGTAGACCACCAGCTCCACGGCCCGGCCTTCGGCGCGTAGCGCGGCCACGGCTTGCAGCAACGAATCCAGTCCGTGCCGTTCCACGATGGTGCCGTGGTACATGAGCCTGAAAGGCCCTTCTCCCACGGGCCGCATCCGCGGTTCGGGCCAATCCCCGAACACGCTCTCGTCAGGCGAATTCAGGACCACGCCCATGCGTTCGACCGGGCAGCCGCGCGAGACGAACAGCACCCGGAAGGCCTCGTTGGCCGTTATGCAATGGTCGGCGTAGTTCATGGCCCAGCGCTCGATGCCGAGCAGACCGCGTATGGCCGGATGGTTTTCCGCCAAGCCGTATTTGCTCATGTAGACCTCGGGCATGGGATCGTGCAGGTCCAGGACGACCTTGGCGCCCATGAGCTTCGGCACGGCTGCGGCGGCCACGATGAAGTCTGGCATGTTGTGCGCGTGCACCACGTCCCAACGCCTGGACGGCGCGTGGCGGGCCAGGTGCGCCGCGGCCAGGCCGATGAAGCTCGCGTATTGATAGATGTAGCGCAGCTTGCCGGTGCGCTTGCGGCGCACGGGCAGTCGGTGCACGTTAACGCCTTTGACCACCTCGCGGGCGGGTTCCCCTGGCTCGCGCAGGCAGACGATATCCACCTCCATGCCCCGGCGTTCCAGGGCCTCGGCGTCCCGGCGCACGCGCGGGTCGTCTGGGTAATTGGAGAACACGACCATGCAGACCTTGCCCTGCAGCAGGCCGGCGGTCATCTCTGCACCCCCATGCCGCGCCAAAAGAGCGCGCGCAGCCGCGTAAGCTGTTCGCGGCGGTGGTATGCGGCCACATTCTCGGGGATGCGCTCCTCGGGGTTGCCCGCGCAGTAGCCAGCCAGCCTGGTCAGGCTGCCCACGACGTAAGGCTTCTCGGCCAGTCGATAGAGGATCTTGACCGCCTCGTAGGCCGGATGGGTGCGCAGGGCGCTGTCGGCTTGGCCCTGGCGGAAGCGCGCCGCGAGGATGCCCTTGTTGCCGCCCGTGCGCTTGTGGTGGTGCACGACGAGATCCGGGAATGCCCTCACCTGCCAGCCTTTCATGCGCGCCACGATCTCGGCCAGGGCGTCCTCGCTGCCGCACTTGAGCGGCATGAGCCCGCCGATTTCCTCGAAGCACTCGCGGCGGAAGAACTGCACGGCGCCGCACACGCTCCAGGGCTTGGACAGCACCCGGTAACGCCGCTTGCCGTCATGGTCGTAGCGCCGCACGCCGCCGGCCAGCCCCAACTTCGGCTCCCGCAGCATGCGCCGCATGACCGTCTCGTAGTAGGTCTGGCCCAGGGTGATGTCCGCGTCCAGGTTGCCGATGAACTCGTAGTCCACGCCCGCCAACTCCCGCACTCCCGCGCTGAAGGCCCGCACCTTGGAGCCGAAGTTGTATGTCGCGTCGGACGATCGCGAGACAAGGCGCAGGAACGGCAGCCGCTTGGCCATATCGCGCACCACTCCCGCCGTATTATCCGTGCTCCCGTCGTCCACCACGACCCAACGTTCGGGCAGCCGCGTCTGGCGCGCCACGGCCGCGATGGTCCGGCCGATGGTGCTTTCTTCGTTACGGGCCGGCGTGACCAGCGCGTAGCGCATTGGCGTTTCCATATCCGTCTCGTTATCCATGAGCATTGCCAAAGCCAGCATGTCTCCTTCCCTCCTCCATGTGCGGTGCTCGACGCGCCGCTTGCGTTGCGCGCTTGCGGCCGGGCGCAAGCGCCGGGCGGCGCACAAAGGCAAATGAGGCGCGTCAGGCCGATCCCGGCAGGCCACGCGCGAACTTCGCGGCCTCAGGCATTTCCGGCCGACCCCTTGGCCCGCTGATCCTTGCCGAGTCCGTCCAGCAACTGCCGGACAATGGCCAGGGGCGTGCGCAGGATGATCATCAGGTCGAACCACAGGGAGAAATTGTTGGCGTAGAAGATGTCCAGGCGGGCCATCTCCTTGAAGGTCAGCCTGTTCTTGCCGCTGACCTGCCACAGGCCGGTCATCCCCGGCGTGCAGTCCAGCCTGCCCCGGCACCATCGATGGTATTTGGCCACTTCATAGCCGATGGGCGGCCTCGGCCCCACGAGACTCATGTCGCCGCGCATCACATTCAGGAGTTGGGGTAGTTCGTCGATGCATAGCTTGCGCAGCAGCCTGCCGCCGCGGATGATGCGCGGGTCCCTGGCGTCCAGCTTGGTCATGGGCGCCTCGCCGTCGGTGATGACGCGCGTCATGTAGTCCTGGTGACGTGATTCGCCCAGATCCACGGCCATTGTCCGGAATTTGAGCATGGTGAACGGCCTGCCCCCCCGGCCTATGCGCTCCTGGCGGAAGAACACCGATCCGGGAGATACGCTCCGTATCCATAGGCCCGCGAGGAGCA
This sequence is a window from Desulfocurvibacter africanus subsp. africanus DSM 2603. Protein-coding genes within it:
- a CDS encoding glycosyltransferase family 2 protein, which codes for MHRARQWAEKGNSGPLFSIVTVVRNGADSLERTIRSMAIQDFSGYEYLILDGASTDGTMQIVERNAAHVTMFRSEPDKGVYDGMNKALSLCRGEYVYFLNCGDWLAAPDILSRVAAQLAAGRADIVYGNVYNAWLAEERLVRTRILDPRDLLYDTVCHQAMFASRRVFEAIGGFDMRYAICADREWLLRSVLRHGFRLAYTDVPVCVFDGGGLSSNARSKQRKRWENWLLNVRYFPLRSVGFFMRKAVVKLTTTATP
- a CDS encoding glycosyltransferase family 2 protein, which gives rise to MSVFEPVFAIVTPSYNQAAFLPKTLESVLTQEGDFRIDYLVKDGGSSDGSVEILARFKSMVDSGELPCRCQGVSFRYDSGRDGGQYEAINAGFAETSGGVMAWLNSDDMYLPGALATVATVFGRFPQVEWLTSNQIKLNGRGMLVELDMVGPFPRRMVQRGLYNGRDNRFIQQESTFWRRSLWDKAGGLDTRYRYAADFDLWTRFARETDLVLVDTLLAAFRRHGNQKTATFERYEREMDAMVTGSHLDKARMLASRAMSRVRGLDRISLCGLTAPAVTYCRETDTWRMRTLRGTRR
- a CDS encoding glycosyltransferase, with product MSTAGKDSNKAARVSKGPKSSKAPKGAKASKATKTSKEAKTPRQPKAAKAATASKAARATKEPETFPASRASKRRIVSNDQTPRLPAILQANVFDTRGGAARIAWQLHQAYLAAGLEAFMAVGVKFSDDPRVMALPNDGRRGSWAGPLRRLEHELIRRRVRYLPGVARGLSYLAEPSRFLDAHAGREDFHYPATREMLEMPPLRPGILHAHVLHSGWFDLRELPVLSQSLPTVVTMHDEWIVTGHCAYAMGCERFRFGCGNCPDLQAYPSVKRDATGFNWKRKRNILRRAKLHVAAPSRWLLDRLLQAYPPFEPQARVVRNGIDLHVFRPSYRLDGRSDNRSGNRQDVRAALGLTASDKVVLYMAHGGKDNARKGFGTARQAFLKAAADVGRGTADKHVLLCLGGDMAEERGENWSIRSAGFVSDMAQVARHYQAADVFLHAALQDNYPNTVLEAQACGTPVVATAVGGVPEQIDDGRSGYLVPAGNADAMAAGICRLLHDADRRRAMGERAARTAQERHGLERMAREYLDWYSELLDESAHGQARP
- a CDS encoding flippase produces the protein MAKKHQTLHNALFNTASWVFSIGINFVFLPYIVARLGTESYGILVLILAVIGYFAMLELNLGQAMTKYVAEYRAKGDLAQVNDIIGSTMLLYLLLGLAGGAVIFGLADVLATRFLKVPPELQETAMAAFRVGSVGFVLTMLVTAMQSIPWGLNRYDVSSRVTMAMNLLTTLSMVGLLILGYGLLEVVLVNVAVPLLGVLTYMVICRRLLPGIRLRPVFRPGPLKTILRFGLYSSLSRLSGVLRFQADRLLTGAILGLSWVTYYVVPFSLVRKLMTVTYLVGSVILPVVSGFQGKQDHKAIVALYLKASRLITTIAICVCLPLMLFGNRFLGFWMGEEFAAQAGLVVTIITAALLVDAFTNIPSIVVDGMGRPKVTGLFSICTALINLALVYPLGKALGVSGVALAFLGSNLLVGPVFVWYANNRVLGYDLLSLVRRSYLPPLSAGAAAAVLAYLLLAPLATGMLSLLAVMAATSTLFLLLACFTGAINRDELGQAVEYASPLFARFRLLSGRQP
- a CDS encoding O-antigen ligase family protein; the encoded protein is MTTREATAARQGLGLAAISFLGLMTAAGLAFLPLKAALGGAIGIAAAAVAMFRPEYGLGIFFAMIVFITDTVDGIPGRTLTILDPDPPGFPPATVSFLLFLALLTFFRRVLLERRKSLVSTWGIVAFAGIIALGWLTGQAGGWPLEDLQTDSTRWIYPLLCFFICANILDSYQHIGRFLAIFFAACAVKAALLLAYFAAGRGFIYESYTIVSRDSAELMAFSVMLFLAAALLATGRMRGRQHAFLVLGALPLLGALLFAFRRAHWLGLVLGGLLLWRWSDRIARARFVRYALLGLALAVPLAIMGAVYGERGLSGELARIGARFTTFFDTRQHSNLHHKLEAWYTLQDLLEQPVRGLGIGSKHSPVPSELVGGWLEENQPTEVVHNGFLYIWMKLGLPGLLFILWLGFDTMRRLGRYWRDMPDSPARPLVAGLAAVFGVWLPMLLTGPVFSYRHQSYMLVLFLVLIRNLVALELRRAALEGQAFSEPMPERAESLSGARTT
- a CDS encoding glycosyltransferase family 4 protein: MTAGLLQGKVCMVVFSNYPDDPRVRRDAEALERRGMEVDIVCLREPGEPAREVVKGVNVHRLPVRRKRTGKLRYIYQYASFIGLAAAHLARHAPSRRWDVVHAHNMPDFIVAAAAVPKLMGAKVVLDLHDPMPEVYMSKYGLAENHPAIRGLLGIERWAMNYADHCITANEAFRVLFVSRGCPVERMGVVLNSPDESVFGDWPEPRMRPVGEGPFRLMYHGTIVERHGLDSLLQAVAALRAEGRAVELVVYGEGDFVQEFLRRRDELGLEESVDYRGRVALEEIARVIPEADLGVIPNKRYRFTELNLPTRILEYLSKGVPAVAPDTRGVRDYFNDGTLFFFEPGNVSSLTQTIRRAMDDPAERQSILGLGRVVALRHAWASEQEKLVAIYRDLLVARGVMHATQNVRE
- a CDS encoding glycosyltransferase, with the protein product MLALAMLMDNETDMETPMRYALVTPARNEESTIGRTIAAVARQTRLPERWVVVDDGSTDNTAGVVRDMAKRLPFLRLVSRSSDATYNFGSKVRAFSAGVRELAGVDYEFIGNLDADITLGQTYYETVMRRMLREPKLGLAGGVRRYDHDGKRRYRVLSKPWSVCGAVQFFRRECFEEIGGLMPLKCGSEDALAEIVARMKGWQVRAFPDLVVHHHKRTGGNKGILAARFRQGQADSALRTHPAYEAVKILYRLAEKPYVVGSLTRLAGYCAGNPEERIPENVAAYHRREQLTRLRALFWRGMGVQR